From a region of the Polynucleobacter corsicus genome:
- a CDS encoding tripartite tricarboxylate transporter TctB family protein yields the protein MKIRNQRDFGAGIMYMVIGLFFTIVASKYPMGTAAKMGPGYFPFFLGILMTLLGLLVLVKSLGAKAAIESIPKFNWRIIGLITGSVVLYGILLPTMGFVVAVFVLVFMSASASHEFHWKGTLINASFLVAFTYSVFVLGLKLQFPLLPFFLQ from the coding sequence TTGAAAATTCGCAATCAACGGGATTTTGGTGCCGGAATCATGTACATGGTTATCGGCCTATTCTTCACCATAGTGGCTAGTAAATATCCCATGGGTACAGCAGCCAAGATGGGGCCCGGTTATTTCCCCTTCTTCCTGGGCATACTAATGACGCTACTTGGCTTACTAGTCCTCGTAAAGTCACTAGGGGCGAAAGCTGCCATTGAAAGCATTCCTAAATTTAATTGGCGCATCATAGGCCTGATTACTGGCTCTGTTGTCCTCTACGGCATCCTCTTGCCAACCATGGGCTTTGTTGTAGCAGTCTTTGTGCTGGTATTCATGTCAGCCAGCGCAAGCCATGAATTCCACTGGAAGGGCACTTTAATTAATGCCTCCTTTTTAGTTGCATTCACCTACTCGGTGTTTGTATTGGGGCTGAAGCTTCAGTTCCCATTGCTACCTTTCTTTCTTCAATAA
- a CDS encoding glutamine--tRNA ligase/YqeY domain fusion protein produces the protein MSQDSKPSKTPAGTLAEPSNFLRQIIDHDLASGAYQNRSNRDGQAIPSIITRFPPEPNGYLHIGHAKSICLNFGLAADYNNQAGGARCNMRLDDTNPVKEDIEYADSILDAVKWLGFDWGTHLYHASDYFDRLYEFAEILIQNSKAYVDSQSADDIHTNRGNFGQTGKNSPYRDRTPDENLALFREMRDGKFKDGEHVLRLKIDMAHPNIVMRDPVVYRIRHIDHHRTGSKWCIYPLYDFTHCISDALENVSHSICTLEFENNRPLYDWIVASLAELGIFKNPVPHQYEFARLNLTYTITSKRKLLQLVEEKHVDGWDDPRMPTIVGIRRRGYTPESIRLFCERIGVSKADSWIDMSTLDQALRDDLEAKAPRATAVLKPLKLVIENFDPSASEPCSAPRHPQHPEWGNREFHFTKELWIEEDDFMQEPVKGFFRLYPPIGDQAGGRVRLRHGFVIECTGFEVDANGKVIQVNATHFADSKSGTPGSNNYKVKGNIHWVSAAEAVPAQVRLYDHLFNDPHPDSGDKNFLEAINPHSKETITAYLEPCMKDAKAEDRFQFERHGYFVADQSDSKPGQPVFNRTVGLKDSWK, from the coding sequence ATGTCCCAAGATAGCAAACCATCTAAAACGCCTGCCGGCACTCTTGCTGAGCCCTCCAACTTTTTGCGCCAGATCATCGATCATGACCTGGCAAGTGGCGCCTACCAGAACCGTAGCAATCGAGATGGTCAGGCTATCCCATCCATCATTACCCGGTTTCCACCAGAACCCAATGGCTATCTTCATATTGGCCACGCCAAAAGTATTTGCTTGAACTTTGGCTTAGCCGCTGATTACAACAATCAAGCAGGTGGTGCGCGTTGCAATATGCGCCTAGATGACACCAATCCAGTCAAAGAAGATATTGAGTATGCCGATAGTATTTTAGATGCGGTGAAATGGCTCGGCTTTGATTGGGGAACGCACTTGTATCACGCGAGCGATTACTTTGATCGACTCTATGAGTTTGCCGAAATTCTGATTCAGAACAGCAAAGCCTATGTTGATAGTCAGAGCGCAGATGACATTCATACCAATCGTGGCAACTTTGGTCAAACTGGAAAAAATAGTCCTTACCGCGATCGCACTCCCGATGAGAATCTGGCCTTGTTCCGCGAGATGCGTGATGGCAAATTTAAAGATGGTGAACATGTACTGCGCCTGAAGATCGACATGGCGCATCCGAATATTGTGATGCGTGATCCTGTGGTCTATCGCATTCGCCATATAGATCACCACCGCACTGGTAGCAAATGGTGCATCTATCCTTTATATGATTTCACACACTGCATTTCTGATGCACTGGAAAATGTTTCGCACTCTATTTGCACTTTGGAGTTTGAAAATAATCGTCCGCTCTACGATTGGATTGTTGCCTCATTAGCAGAGCTAGGGATCTTCAAAAATCCCGTTCCACATCAATATGAATTCGCTCGCCTCAACCTCACTTACACCATCACTAGCAAGCGCAAGCTACTACAGTTGGTTGAAGAAAAGCATGTGGATGGCTGGGATGATCCACGGATGCCAACGATTGTAGGTATTCGTCGTAGGGGTTACACACCAGAGAGCATTCGTTTGTTCTGTGAACGCATTGGCGTTTCTAAAGCAGATAGCTGGATTGATATGAGCACGCTAGATCAAGCCTTACGGGATGATCTTGAGGCCAAGGCTCCACGGGCTACAGCGGTTCTGAAGCCACTCAAGCTGGTTATTGAAAACTTCGATCCATCTGCGAGCGAGCCTTGCTCAGCACCTCGTCATCCGCAGCATCCCGAGTGGGGTAATCGCGAGTTTCATTTCACAAAAGAATTGTGGATTGAAGAAGATGACTTTATGCAAGAGCCGGTCAAGGGATTCTTTAGACTCTACCCACCGATTGGCGATCAAGCTGGTGGACGTGTGCGTTTGCGTCATGGCTTTGTGATTGAGTGCACTGGATTTGAAGTGGATGCCAATGGCAAGGTGATTCAGGTGAATGCAACGCACTTCGCAGATAGCAAGAGCGGCACGCCCGGCTCAAATAACTACAAGGTCAAGGGCAATATTCATTGGGTCAGCGCGGCAGAAGCTGTGCCTGCACAAGTTCGCCTCTATGACCACCTGTTTAATGATCCACATCCCGATAGTGGAGATAAAAATTTCCTTGAGGCAATCAACCCTCACTCGAAGGAAACGATTACTGCGTACTTAGAGCCTTGCATGAAAGACGCTAAAGCAGAAGATCGCTTTCAGTTTGAGCGCCATGGCTACTTTGTTGCAGATCAAAGCGACTCAAAACCAGGTCAACCGGTATTTAATCGTACGGTCGGACTCAAGGATTCTTGGAAATAG
- the ispH gene encoding 4-hydroxy-3-methylbut-2-enyl diphosphate reductase, whose translation MNKQTITQASGDSTSEILMAQPRGFCAGVDRAINIVNEALIRFGAPIYVRHEIVHNAYVVNELREKGAVFVEELHEVPKGGIVVFSAHGVSQEVRQDAEARGLQVYDATCPLVTKVHVEVIKMCKDGFTVLMIGHAGHPEVEGTMGQVKEGVHLIEKLADIAKLPFAENEKIAFVTQTTLSVDETKEIVDALIQKFPNIVKPRKQDICYATQNRQDAVKFMAPQVEVVIVVGSKASSNSNRLRELAEKLGVPAYMVDAPEQLQAEWFVGKRRVGLTAGASAPESLALSIVAKIQEFGPRSIRNLEGVVEDVTFSLPKNLVG comes from the coding sequence ATGAATAAGCAAACTATTACACAAGCCAGCGGTGATAGCACCTCCGAAATTTTGATGGCGCAGCCTCGTGGCTTTTGTGCGGGTGTTGATCGTGCAATCAATATTGTGAATGAAGCGCTGATACGCTTTGGCGCCCCAATTTATGTACGTCATGAGATTGTTCATAACGCTTATGTCGTGAACGAGCTGCGTGAAAAGGGCGCCGTGTTTGTGGAAGAGTTGCATGAAGTTCCCAAAGGCGGCATTGTGGTGTTTAGTGCCCACGGTGTTTCTCAAGAAGTTCGTCAAGATGCTGAGGCGCGCGGCTTGCAGGTGTATGACGCTACATGCCCCCTGGTTACAAAGGTGCATGTTGAAGTTATTAAGATGTGCAAGGATGGTTTCACAGTGTTGATGATTGGCCATGCAGGACACCCGGAAGTCGAAGGTACGATGGGGCAGGTTAAGGAAGGTGTTCATCTGATTGAGAAATTGGCAGACATTGCTAAGCTACCTTTTGCTGAGAATGAAAAAATTGCTTTTGTTACACAAACGACACTCTCTGTGGATGAGACCAAAGAAATTGTCGATGCCTTAATTCAAAAATTCCCGAATATCGTGAAGCCCCGCAAGCAAGATATTTGTTATGCGACTCAAAATCGCCAAGATGCTGTGAAATTTATGGCTCCTCAAGTTGAGGTAGTTATTGTGGTCGGAAGTAAGGCAAGCTCGAACTCGAATCGCTTGCGTGAATTAGCTGAAAAACTGGGGGTACCAGCCTACATGGTCGATGCACCAGAGCAGCTTCAGGCTGAATGGTTTGTTGGTAAGAGGCGCGTAGGCCTCACTGCAGGCGCATCGGCCCCTGAAAGCCTAGCCCTCTCGATTGTGGCCAAGATTCAAGAATTTGGGCCCCGCAGCATTCGTAATCTGGAAGGCGTGGTGGAGGATGTCACATTCTCACTGCCAAAGAATTTAGTTGGCTAG
- a CDS encoding CDP-6-deoxy-delta-3,4-glucoseen reductase, which produces MSYQVTLKASGKQFTVQKDETLLEAALQQGITLPYGCKNGACGSCKGKILEGQVEHGQHSAAALSPTDEAAGGTLFCCAHPKSDLLIEAREVQGAGDIAIRKVPCRVNTIVKPSEDVAILQLQLPAAERFQFLAGQYLEFLLKDGQRRAYSIANAPDQDGPLELHIRHLPGGLFTDLVFGAKDPALKEKDILRFEGPLGSFFLREDSKKPIIFVAAGTGFAPIKSIIEQMQLKKIRRPIHLYWGGRRANDLYLNELCQSWAKDIPDFNYIPVISDALPEDQWTGRTGFVHQAVMADHLNMSLYQVYACGAPVMINAARQDFSSHCHLPEEEFFADSFTSAADLATN; this is translated from the coding sequence GTGTCTTATCAAGTCACGCTCAAGGCGAGCGGCAAACAATTTACTGTCCAGAAGGATGAGACCCTCCTGGAAGCAGCCTTACAGCAGGGCATCACCCTGCCCTATGGCTGTAAAAATGGTGCCTGTGGATCCTGTAAAGGCAAGATCCTGGAAGGCCAGGTAGAGCATGGTCAGCATAGTGCTGCCGCCCTAAGCCCGACTGATGAGGCCGCCGGCGGCACCTTATTTTGCTGCGCCCATCCTAAATCAGACCTGCTCATTGAAGCTCGTGAAGTTCAGGGCGCTGGTGATATCGCTATTCGGAAAGTACCTTGTCGCGTCAATACCATCGTAAAACCGAGTGAAGATGTAGCCATTCTTCAATTGCAATTACCAGCTGCCGAGCGCTTTCAATTTCTGGCCGGGCAGTACTTAGAGTTCCTACTCAAAGATGGTCAGCGCCGCGCCTACTCCATTGCGAATGCACCAGATCAAGACGGCCCCCTCGAATTGCATATTCGCCACTTGCCGGGCGGACTCTTTACCGATCTCGTCTTTGGTGCAAAAGACCCCGCTTTAAAAGAAAAAGATATCCTCCGCTTTGAAGGGCCATTAGGCAGCTTCTTCTTAAGAGAAGATTCCAAAAAACCTATTATTTTTGTTGCGGCGGGTACTGGCTTTGCACCGATAAAGTCCATTATTGAGCAAATGCAACTCAAAAAGATTAGGCGCCCGATTCATTTATATTGGGGTGGACGGCGTGCAAACGACCTCTACCTCAATGAACTCTGCCAGTCATGGGCAAAAGATATTCCTGACTTCAACTATATCCCAGTGATTTCAGACGCCTTGCCGGAGGACCAATGGACTGGACGCACAGGCTTTGTGCACCAAGCCGTGATGGCCGACCACCTCAATATGAGCCTCTACCAGGTCTATGCCTGCGGCGCCCCTGTGATGATCAATGCCGCCCGCCAGGACTTTTCATCGCACTGTCATTTGCCTGAGGAAGAGTTCTTTGCAGATTCTTTTACTAGCGCAGCTGACCTCGCGACAAACTAG
- the alaS gene encoding alanine--tRNA ligase, with the protein MKVSQIRQAYLDYFAQKGHQIVPSSPVVPGDDPTLLFTNAGMNQFKDVFLGFDKRPYNRATSAQKCIRAGGKHNDLDNVGYTARHHTFFEMLGNFSFGDYFKKDAIQFAWGLLTEVFKLPEEKLLVTVYAEDDEAYEIWNKQIGVPAERIIRIGDNKGARYASDNFWMMGDTGPCGPCTEIFYDHGLHIAGGPPGSPDEDGDRYIEIWNNVFMQFNRDEAGNMNPLPKPSVDTGMGLERIAAVLQHVHSNYEIDLFVNLLKAAKEAVDAAGGENCDPSSPSLKVIADHIRACSFIVVDGVIPGNAGRGYVLRRITRRAIRHGYKLGARKPFFYQLVPALVKEMGQAYPELQAAKDKVSEVIKQEEERFFQTIANGMEILETALAGGTKTLDGETAFRLHDTFGFPLDLTADVCRERDVTVDAEGFDLAMQKQRDQARAAGKFKVAQGLEYSGKPTQFHGYDTLKHEGAKVTALYVDGSAVQSIKAGDAAVIVLDNTPFYAESGGQVGDKGELRNEAVRFAVEDTFKIQADVFGHQGEVQEGELKVGDAINALVDVEQRTETMRNHSATHILHKALREVLGNHVQQKGSLVDASKTRFDFTHNAPITAQEMRRVEDIVNAEILANTATSGKVMSLDDAQKTGATMLFGEKYADEVRVLEIGSSKELCGGTHVGRTGDIGSLKIVSEGGVAAGIRRVEAVTGKNALIFLQGLEDKINEAAAVLKTHPGDLVSRVTQLQDSLRQAERELDKVNSKLAASQGDELATQAVDVNGIKVLAARLDGADAQVLRETMDALKAKLKTAAIVLASVQGDKVSLIAGVTADSVAKVKAGDLVNFVAHQVGGKGGGKPEMAMAGGTDPSKLGAALAGVKDWVASK; encoded by the coding sequence ATGAAAGTCTCTCAAATTCGCCAGGCGTACCTGGACTACTTCGCCCAAAAAGGCCATCAAATTGTCCCATCCAGCCCAGTAGTGCCTGGAGACGACCCAACCCTGTTGTTTACCAATGCGGGGATGAATCAGTTTAAGGACGTATTTTTGGGCTTTGATAAGCGTCCCTATAACCGAGCTACTAGCGCCCAGAAATGTATTCGTGCTGGCGGCAAGCACAATGACCTAGATAACGTTGGCTATACAGCCCGCCACCACACCTTCTTTGAAATGCTGGGGAACTTCTCTTTTGGCGATTACTTCAAGAAGGATGCGATTCAGTTTGCTTGGGGTTTGCTGACTGAGGTCTTTAAATTGCCAGAAGAAAAGCTGCTCGTCACTGTTTATGCGGAAGACGATGAGGCTTATGAGATTTGGAACAAACAAATCGGTGTTCCAGCGGAGCGCATTATTCGCATCGGCGATAACAAAGGTGCTCGTTACGCTTCAGATAACTTCTGGATGATGGGCGATACAGGTCCCTGCGGCCCCTGTACTGAAATCTTCTATGACCACGGCCTGCACATTGCTGGCGGCCCTCCTGGTAGCCCTGATGAAGATGGCGATCGCTATATTGAGATCTGGAATAACGTATTCATGCAGTTCAATCGCGATGAAGCGGGCAATATGAATCCATTGCCCAAGCCGAGCGTCGATACCGGTATGGGTCTTGAGCGTATTGCGGCAGTGTTGCAGCATGTGCACTCGAACTATGAGATTGACCTCTTTGTTAATTTGCTCAAAGCTGCCAAAGAGGCTGTTGATGCGGCTGGTGGTGAGAATTGCGATCCAAGCAGCCCATCTCTCAAAGTCATTGCTGATCACATTCGTGCCTGTAGTTTTATTGTGGTGGATGGTGTGATTCCAGGTAATGCTGGTCGTGGTTATGTTTTGCGTCGTATTACGCGCCGTGCGATTCGTCATGGCTATAAATTGGGCGCACGCAAACCTTTCTTTTATCAACTCGTTCCGGCCCTCGTAAAAGAGATGGGTCAGGCTTATCCAGAGTTGCAGGCAGCAAAAGATAAGGTGAGCGAAGTGATTAAGCAGGAGGAAGAGCGTTTCTTCCAGACAATCGCTAACGGTATGGAGATTTTGGAGACTGCGCTTGCTGGTGGTACCAAGACGCTGGATGGTGAAACTGCCTTCCGCTTACACGATACTTTTGGATTCCCATTGGATTTGACTGCTGACGTATGTCGTGAGCGTGATGTCACTGTCGACGCAGAAGGTTTCGACTTGGCAATGCAAAAGCAGCGCGATCAAGCAAGAGCGGCTGGTAAGTTCAAAGTAGCTCAAGGCTTGGAGTACTCTGGCAAGCCAACCCAGTTCCATGGTTACGATACCTTGAAGCATGAAGGTGCCAAAGTCACCGCGCTCTATGTTGATGGTTCTGCAGTGCAGTCTATCAAGGCTGGTGATGCTGCAGTGATCGTGTTAGATAACACGCCTTTCTATGCCGAGTCTGGTGGACAAGTTGGCGATAAGGGCGAGTTACGTAATGAAGCGGTGCGTTTTGCGGTTGAAGATACCTTCAAGATTCAGGCGGATGTTTTTGGGCATCAGGGCGAAGTGCAAGAGGGCGAGCTCAAGGTGGGCGATGCAATCAACGCCTTAGTAGATGTAGAGCAAAGAACAGAAACAATGCGAAACCACAGTGCTACGCACATTTTGCATAAAGCATTGCGCGAAGTCTTAGGCAACCACGTACAGCAAAAAGGTTCCTTGGTTGATGCTAGTAAAACCCGTTTTGACTTTACTCACAACGCACCCATTACGGCTCAAGAAATGCGTCGGGTTGAAGATATTGTGAATGCCGAGATTTTGGCAAATACAGCCACCTCCGGAAAAGTGATGTCTTTAGACGATGCTCAGAAAACTGGTGCCACGATGCTCTTCGGCGAAAAGTATGCAGACGAAGTGCGCGTACTAGAAATCGGTAGCTCTAAAGAGTTGTGTGGCGGAACTCACGTCGGACGTACTGGTGATATCGGTAGCTTGAAGATTGTTTCTGAGGGTGGCGTAGCAGCTGGCATCCGCCGTGTTGAGGCGGTGACCGGCAAAAATGCCTTAATCTTCTTGCAAGGTCTAGAAGATAAGATTAATGAAGCGGCTGCAGTACTCAAAACTCACCCTGGTGATTTAGTGAGTCGCGTTACTCAACTTCAAGATAGTTTGCGTCAGGCTGAGCGTGAGTTGGATAAGGTCAATTCCAAACTCGCTGCTAGCCAAGGTGATGAGTTGGCAACGCAAGCAGTTGATGTTAATGGCATCAAAGTATTGGCAGCTCGCTTAGATGGTGCTGATGCTCAAGTCTTGCGCGAGACTATGGATGCCTTAAAGGCAAAGCTGAAAACAGCCGCCATTGTGTTGGCTTCAGTGCAGGGTGACAAAGTGAGCCTCATTGCTGGTGTGACAGCGGATTCGGTTGCCAAGGTAAAAGCAGGTGACTTAGTGAACTTCGTTGCCCATCAAGTTGGTGGTAAGGGCGGCGGTAAGCCGGAGATGGCGATGGCCGGCGGTACTGATCCAAGTAAATTGGGCGCGGCATTGGCTGGCGTAAAAGATTGGGTGGCATCTAAATGA
- a CDS encoding acetylornithine transaminase, whose protein sequence is MNKPAQSVDAHSVMFITPRPELTMVEGKGSWLTDNHGKRYLDFLQGWAVNCLGHSNPGMIEALNIQAKKLINPSPAFYNEPMIRLSNLLTENSCFNKVFFANSGAEANEGAIKLARKWGQLNKSGAFEIITFDHSFHGRTLATMSASGKPGWDTMFAPQVPGFPKADLNDLDSVKKLVTDKTVAVMLEPVQGEGGVIPTTKEFMQSLRKFTKENNILLIVDEVQAGCGRTGTLFAYQHYGIEPDIMTLGKGIGGGVPLAALMATDAVACFVPGDQGGTYNGNPLMVAVGISVIEQLLAPGFLESVRAKGDLLSKELLAISAEFNLDGERGEGLLRALMLSSDIGAQLVTMARDRGPEGLLINSPRPNLLRFMPALNVTDDEIRQMCNILRELLKQVG, encoded by the coding sequence ATGAATAAGCCAGCCCAATCCGTAGATGCCCACTCAGTGATGTTTATTACCCCGCGACCAGAGTTAACTATGGTTGAAGGTAAAGGCTCATGGCTGACTGATAATCACGGCAAGCGTTATTTGGATTTCTTGCAAGGCTGGGCCGTGAACTGTCTCGGTCATAGCAACCCCGGCATGATTGAAGCACTCAATATTCAAGCAAAAAAACTCATTAATCCGAGTCCAGCGTTTTATAACGAGCCCATGATTCGCCTATCGAATCTTCTGACCGAAAACAGCTGCTTTAACAAAGTATTTTTCGCCAATAGCGGAGCTGAAGCTAATGAAGGCGCCATTAAGTTGGCACGTAAATGGGGGCAGCTGAACAAATCAGGTGCTTTTGAAATCATTACTTTTGACCACAGTTTTCATGGTCGTACATTAGCGACGATGAGCGCATCCGGTAAACCAGGCTGGGACACGATGTTTGCCCCACAAGTTCCCGGGTTTCCAAAGGCCGATTTGAATGATTTGGATTCCGTCAAAAAACTGGTAACGGATAAAACAGTTGCGGTCATGCTAGAGCCGGTACAAGGTGAAGGGGGCGTTATCCCCACCACTAAAGAATTTATGCAAAGCCTGCGTAAATTCACCAAAGAAAATAATATTCTGTTGATCGTAGATGAAGTGCAAGCCGGCTGTGGTCGCACCGGCACTCTCTTTGCTTATCAGCACTACGGCATCGAGCCAGACATCATGACCTTGGGCAAAGGCATTGGTGGTGGCGTGCCATTAGCTGCACTGATGGCAACTGATGCGGTTGCTTGTTTTGTACCCGGCGATCAGGGTGGCACCTATAACGGTAATCCGCTAATGGTCGCAGTAGGTATCAGTGTGATTGAACAATTATTAGCGCCAGGTTTCCTAGAGTCTGTGCGCGCCAAAGGTGACCTGCTTAGCAAAGAACTCCTTGCTATCTCTGCAGAATTTAATCTGGATGGCGAGCGCGGTGAAGGGTTGTTGCGCGCCCTGATGTTAAGTAGTGATATTGGCGCTCAGCTAGTTACGATGGCTCGCGACAGAGGTCCAGAGGGTTTATTAATTAATTCACCAAGACCTAATCTGCTTCGCTTTATGCCAGCACTCAATGTTACCGATGATGAAATCCGTCAGATGTGCAATATTTTGAGAGAGTTGCTCAAGCAAGTGGGCTAA
- a CDS encoding SDR family oxidoreductase encodes MQSFGKSRILIVGCGDIGLRVAKQLARSHRVYALTSQKTRFQELRAVGAIPILGDLDKPDSLWRLSGLAQTVIHLAPPQNTGHRDCRTRNLLRILAQGSDTVGRLIYVSTTGVYGDHAGAKVSEVTPVKPQSERAKRRVDAENCLRLWAPAHGVALTILRVPGIYAADRLPVERIQAGTPALIAAEDAYSNHIQSDDLARLVCAAVYHGKPQRVINACDGGETKMGDYFDEVADAFGLERPPRLPAEQLEKIVSPMLWSFMRESRRVTNARLSELKTPLRYPSVAEFLKTISKNP; translated from the coding sequence ATGCAATCTTTTGGTAAATCTCGAATCCTGATCGTTGGCTGTGGTGACATTGGTCTACGTGTTGCCAAGCAGCTCGCGCGAAGTCATCGCGTATATGCCTTAACTTCCCAGAAAACCCGTTTTCAGGAGTTGAGAGCGGTTGGCGCGATTCCGATTTTGGGGGATCTGGATAAGCCTGATAGCTTGTGGCGTTTAAGTGGATTAGCGCAAACCGTGATCCACTTGGCACCACCCCAAAATACAGGTCATCGTGATTGCCGAACTCGCAACCTCCTCCGAATTTTAGCCCAAGGCTCTGATACTGTTGGGCGCCTGATTTATGTGAGTACCACGGGTGTTTATGGTGATCACGCAGGTGCTAAGGTAAGTGAAGTGACACCAGTTAAACCCCAAAGCGAGCGAGCTAAGCGACGGGTAGATGCAGAAAACTGCCTACGTCTTTGGGCTCCAGCCCACGGAGTCGCTCTGACTATTCTGCGAGTGCCAGGCATTTATGCTGCTGACCGATTGCCGGTTGAGCGCATTCAGGCGGGAACGCCCGCCTTAATTGCGGCAGAGGATGCCTACTCGAACCATATTCAGAGTGATGACTTGGCAAGATTGGTTTGTGCTGCTGTTTATCATGGCAAGCCACAGCGTGTCATTAACGCCTGTGACGGGGGTGAAACTAAGATGGGTGATTACTTTGATGAAGTAGCTGATGCGTTTGGTTTGGAGCGACCACCCAGATTACCAGCTGAGCAGTTGGAGAAAATCGTATCCCCCATGCTCTGGTCGTTTATGCGGGAGTCACGGCGTGTAACGAATGCGCGGCTCTCGGAATTAAAGACCCCGCTACGCTATCCCAGCGTCGCAGAGTTTCTAAAAACTATTTCCAAGAATCCTTGA
- a CDS encoding tripartite tricarboxylate transporter permease, which translates to MDLFANLALGFDTAFTLQNLLYCLIGCVLGTLIGVLPGLGPIATIAMLLPATYALPPIAALIMLAGIYYGSQYGGSTTAILLNIPGETSSVVTAIDGYQMARNGRAGVALFTAGMGSFFAGCVATLVLAAFAAPLSQLAFKFGPAEYFSLMVLGLIGAVVLASGSLIKAIGMIILGLLMGLIGTDVNSGVSRYAFDIPELSDGIGFVAVAMGVFGFAEIMGNLEKKGEDEGFLNKMTTMIPTKQDVKRMIPSILRGTTIGSILGILPGGGAALAAFGAYSVEKKSSKYSHEFGKGAIEGVAGPEAANNAAAQTSFIPLLTLGIPPNAVMALMVGAMTIHNIQPGPQVMTSNPALFWGLIASMWIGNVMLILLNLPLIGIWVKLLKIPYRFMYPAILVFCCIGVYTVNNTVFDVYVTAAFGLIGYLFFKLGCEPPPLLLGFVLGPMMEENFRRALLLSRGDFTTFLTRPLSLGLLIAAALLVVIVALPAVKKTREEAFVEE; encoded by the coding sequence ATGGATTTATTTGCTAATTTAGCGCTCGGTTTCGACACAGCGTTTACCTTACAAAACCTACTCTACTGCCTGATTGGCTGTGTTTTAGGTACTTTAATTGGTGTTTTGCCAGGCCTAGGTCCAATCGCGACAATTGCGATGCTCTTGCCAGCCACCTATGCATTGCCTCCAATTGCCGCTTTGATTATGTTGGCCGGTATTTATTACGGTTCACAGTACGGCGGCTCTACTACTGCGATTTTGCTCAACATTCCAGGAGAAACGTCCTCGGTGGTGACGGCGATTGACGGCTATCAAATGGCCAGAAATGGTCGAGCGGGTGTAGCCCTGTTTACTGCTGGTATGGGTTCATTCTTTGCTGGCTGCGTAGCAACACTGGTTTTGGCTGCATTTGCCGCACCACTCTCCCAGTTAGCATTTAAGTTCGGCCCCGCTGAGTACTTCTCCTTAATGGTTCTTGGACTAATTGGTGCGGTCGTACTAGCCTCAGGCTCTTTGATCAAGGCGATCGGTATGATCATTCTTGGCCTCTTAATGGGCTTGATCGGTACTGACGTGAACTCTGGCGTGTCACGCTATGCTTTTGATATCCCTGAATTGAGTGACGGCATTGGTTTCGTAGCCGTAGCGATGGGTGTTTTCGGCTTTGCAGAAATCATGGGCAACCTGGAGAAAAAGGGTGAGGATGAAGGCTTCTTGAACAAGATGACCACCATGATCCCAACCAAACAAGATGTGAAGCGCATGATTCCATCCATTTTGCGCGGCACAACCATTGGATCCATCTTAGGAATTCTGCCAGGCGGCGGTGCTGCCTTAGCAGCCTTTGGCGCCTACTCTGTTGAAAAGAAATCCTCTAAGTACAGTCATGAGTTTGGTAAGGGTGCTATTGAGGGTGTAGCCGGTCCTGAAGCAGCAAACAATGCTGCCGCTCAAACCTCTTTCATCCCATTGCTGACCTTAGGTATCCCACCGAATGCCGTTATGGCCTTGATGGTTGGTGCGATGACGATTCACAATATTCAGCCGGGTCCACAAGTGATGACCAGCAACCCAGCCTTGTTCTGGGGTCTGATCGCATCCATGTGGATTGGAAACGTGATGTTGATTCTCTTGAACTTGCCACTCATTGGCATCTGGGTCAAGCTCTTGAAGATTCCGTATCGCTTTATGTACCCAGCTATTTTGGTGTTCTGCTGTATCGGCGTATATACCGTCAACAACACCGTATTTGACGTTTATGTGACCGCAGCCTTTGGTTTAATTGGCTACCTCTTCTTCAAGTTGGGTTGCGAGCCACCCCCATTGCTCTTAGGCTTCGTGCTTGGGCCGATGATGGAAGAGAACTTCCGTCGCGCCCTCTTGTTGTCACGCGGTGACTTCACGACCTTCTTAACCCGCCCACTCTCTTTAGGCTTGCTCATCGCAGCAGCCCTCTTGGTTGTGATCGTGGCCTTGCCAGCGGTTAAGAAAACCCGTGAAGAGGCTTTCGTAGAAGAGTAA